The following DNA comes from Cucumis sativus cultivar 9930 chromosome 7, Cucumber_9930_V3, whole genome shotgun sequence.
TCAAGTCtcaataaaatactaaaggattttaatttcaatagtagttttaaaatatatgtgaaACACTGgaatttatgtttaaagttttgaaacaaatagcaaaattaaGTAGTTGATTGAAACGAACTATCGAAATGACTCTAAAACTTGAGGGTATTTTCGAATGTTTGGTTAAAGAAAGTGAGGAATGGTGCATAgcttcactttttctttcttctttgttcaaTGGTAGCAACTGAAATTccattaaaattgaaactgCTATCTCTTTTGATTTGACATGAACAGAAGAAGCAACAATAAGTCCACTCTCACGACTAGTGATGTTGGTTTGGCTGTTCTTATTATTGGTAATAACCTCAAGCTACACAGCAAGTTTGACATCAATCCTTACACTCCAACAACTTTGGTCTCCAATACGAGGAATTGATGACTTGGTTGCAAGTAATTTGCCAATTGGATATCAAGTAGGATCCTTTGCTTACGACTATCTCACACAAAGCCTTTTCATTCCAAGTTCAAGACTGCAGAGGCTGAACTCCTCTGAAGACTACGAGAAAGCACTGCGTCTTGGCCCAAAAGGAGGCGGCGTGGCGGCCATCATCGATGAACTTCCATACTTGGAGTTGTTTCTGTCAAAGACTAAAGAATTTGGAATCATTGGTCAACCTTTTACTAGGAGCGGATGGGGATTtgtgagtatatatatatctatctgACTCCTTAAAAATATACTTCTTTGATCCTTGAGTTTTACGTAAGATTTGCTTTTGAGTTTTGAGAATATACCTTTTCGGAATTTGTGAGTATATATCCATCTTtccaatagaaaaaaaaaacttttttggCCCATCAGTTTTTTGGTGTACGGTTTCCATTTGTTTGTAGTTCCCAAAATCTAGTacttctacttttattttatcactTCTACCCTTGTGTTTTTTAAtcatgatataattaatatataaggGTAAAGGTACTCTTCAAACCTAATGAAAAAATAGGAATTATACTCAAAACTCAATAGTACAAATCTAAACTTTTGACACCTAGAGTTAAACTTACGGACTAAAAATGTATACACCCGAACTTTTATATGCATAAGGGCATTGTTTACTTAATACGAATATGAACCCTTAATTATAAATGTTAGGCAGttattaatatatgaatatgaacTACTGCTCTTATGAACAAAATGTAAAGCTTGTCCCATATTGCTTTAAATGTGATCTCCCCATCTGAACTACTTTTCCTTATCATGAGTACAGGCTTTTCAACGAGGATCTCGACTTGCAGTCGATATGTCAACTGCAATTCTGAAGCTCTCGGAGAGCGGAAAGCTGCAAGAAATACACGACTCATGGTTCTGCAAGCTAGGTTGTCCAGGTAATCGGGGAGGAAAGTCAGAGCCAGACCAACTTCACTTGATCAGTTTCTGGGGTTTGTATTTGCTTTGTGGAATCATTTCCGTCGCTGCACTCTTCCTGTTTCTTTTAAGACTAATCCGCCAGTATATCCGTTACATACGACATCATCGACGACGTCATTCAGAAGAAGTTACACCATTCCCAGTTCCATCCAACACTAGCTGTACTCAGAGGattcaaaactttataaactttattgatgagaaagaagaagctaTCAAAAGCTTCTTTGGAGCATCACATGGTGCTCAAAATGGGAACCAACTTCACAATCATTCCCAAAAAGCCAAGGAGAAGGCTGATTCAGAGATACAGATAGGGCCCACGACCATGGGTATGAATCGAGGATAGACTTTTGCTTGCCATTTGGTTCATAATAATTTCTTAGGTGGATTTCTTGGTGAAGCTGAAGCATGTACATATATGAAATCCCATGATATCGAAAATAGCATAGAAAACATCTCAACTAGTATCAAAATTGGTCAAAGCATCTAAGAATTTTGGTTCcatatttataacaatttttggGACCATTATAACCTTTCCCTCCCTTTTTTAAGAACTACACAATGAGATggaatttagaaaattatacgTGTTCTCATAATATCTTGAATGTAGTCTTCATCTATTTTCAAGAAGCAATTGTAATTTTAGTCGAAATTTACAAACATGTTAGAgaatagataacaaaataaataaactcaaGACTGAAAGTATTAACTATATGATACTGAATGATTACCAAACGTCGTAACTTTTCTGtttgtataaaagaaaaaccatgcAGTACTAATTTTTGTTAAGCGTTTTCACATCtatttttggtttaaaatcaaatttgtaaataacGGTGCTTTCTTTTACAAAGtttaggaaacaaaaaaagttataaaactAGAAATGGTCTGAGCCAAGAGGGAAATTGAAGTAAGAGATAGAGAGAAGAAGTAAGTTGGAGGGAGGTatcaaaaatgtaaaaatgtcgttctttttttatcgctatactttttaaaatctactattaatttcaaaaagatTTTCAAGCAGCTTTGTcatttaaaaaccaaaaattgaCTATTGAGTTATCGAGGAGCCCAAAATATCagagcaaaagaaaaaaaaaaagataagataaaataggcttcaaatttaaagttcTAAGATCAAGGCAGATGAGTGGCAATTCCTTCATCACATTGAATAATTGGATGCAAGCTAATAACAAATTTGCAAACTTGTTAGGTCAGAAAAAGCAAGTTTCTTGTTAAGGTTACTATTCATCATGGAAGCTGCAAAAGAAGACATTGAACAtgaggaaaaaatataatagtaaCCATTAAATCAATTCTGACATATTCAATATGGTCGAAAAGCTTACAAGCTATTCCATCATATAAATTATTACTGCCGATCCCATAGACCATTTAACTGGGTAACCTATCAACCAAGTGCTCACTTAGGATTAACATGAGACAAAGTATCAAAACGGAAATTCTaacatttatggattaaaagtTGCGTTGTAACATGGATTTTGAATTCTTACTCAAGTTTCACCTCTCTCTTTGGAGGATCGAAGTCCAAATATGTATATGGCTCTGTTGGTTCCTCCCTGCAAAATCAAAGATCACATGGTCCATAACATATAATATAgcattttgttaaattattatcAATGTCAAGGGATTTTTCTCCAACTTCCTTCGTTTATCAGGCTTAAAAACAAAGGGATGGTATCTAAAATTTGCTAAAACAATAGTCCTAacgatggaaaaagaaaactatcaTCTCTGTTTAATAAATATCCAAGTGTCTTATCAGTTCATAACCACTAAGCTTAAACTGTTGTTtctattttcacttttatttaaaaatgcttTCAGAAACTATTTTACAAATGTTATGAGTTCAAAACGATTTTTAGATTGTTAAAGCCGACTGAAAGAATCGATACGAAAGAGACAGTCTGAATCAAGTGTAATCAGCAGCTGAAAGATTTGTTTCAGGTAAACGACTATAAGGAACCATCATTCTGTCAATTTCGTCGGTCATCTCTCTTGAAAAGTAAAGCTAAAGTCCTCGTACTGATGAAATGAATCTATCTtgagattaaataaaatagaactaTGATAAATGTTAAATACAGCCGTACCCAGGTTTAGAACGCATGCATTGCCAGAACAGCTTGAATGGTCCTGGAACAGTCTTAAATGGGTTCCCTTCAAAACAAGCCTACAAGAAAACAAGAACTATAATCAGAAATCATTCATGAAATTCTACCACTTTCACACAACTTCCAtcacccaaaaaaaagttatattctTTCTTGAAGAGGATACATTTTATTGGAATAAGATTACTTCAGAATCTTGTTAACAGGAAGAaccttgtttttttaaatcctCTCCTTGGATGGATCTAATCTAGCCTTGTGAAGAAGAGTGGAATTTTCTGTCAGTTTATCTCGCTTCCTTCCTTCGAAGAAGAAGCTAGTGATGCAGTTTCTTCTCCGGGTTTAAGCCTGTTCACTTTTCAGCTTAAGTCTGTAAAAATGGGTGAAAGGGACATTTACAAGCCTGGTTTTGCAGAGTTCTGTTTGACATTGAGTGAAGGAACTGTCGACGTACAATCAACTCtaggaaaaattttcaatgtatGGTCACCAGACGCCAGAAGAGCCAGAGGCATCCATATTACCATTGCCAACCTAACAAATCAGCTTAACCAGTTGAGTCAATGACTTCATCACTTCCATCAAGTAAAAGAGAGAGGACTAGGAGTTTCGAATAAAAAGCTTACTTCtattttgataaaaccatCTTTGACAAATTTCTTAGGCTTCATGTTCTGACCTAAGTGGATACACGTTTCTTTCTAATGCTAATTTCTGCTCAATCTAAAGCCTAAAGGAATGATCAGCAAGATGATCTACACTATCCTTTAGAAGAGATGGATAAGTCTAGCCCAGGGTTATTGAAGGCTTCTTGgtcaagaaaatgaagttatATCACTCTACTAAACAATTTCTGATGCTTTCCTCTTAAAATAATGCTAAAAGTGGTGAGTCTTCTAAACGTAAAGTAGTCTTTAGAACTCTCATCtgatttttcaatcaatcttACAAACAGAATGATTGTTAGGATCAGCTCGTATCCTAATGGAGCTTTAGGTTGTGGATCTTTGGGGATGCAAACTGGGTGTCTCGCctctaaaatatttagttcTCTCCTTAAGAGGTAAACCTATGTGCATTGAATTTTTAAAGCCTTTAACTGAAAAGGTGAGGAGTTGTCTGGTGAAAGGGAAGAAGCAAATACTTTCTAGAGTCATTAAGTAGACTCTAGTCATGCCAAAACATTCCAACTGGTTTAACTCCTAAGTCCTTAGCTCCCCACTATTATCAACAAACAGTGTTTGCTtatggaaaaaacaaaagttacaGACGggcaaaaaaaataaaagaaaagaggaaataCGAGAATTAACGAACTTTCTACACACATTTTCCtcttgagatttttttttcttccagcgtctctaataaataattaaagaaaaacatatttggagccgattcaaaactaaaatgaatgaaataataatttgctTAACAATGTGATAGCCTGTTGTAGCCAGAATGAAATAAATGCTAATGAAATTCCGGAGACCTTTGAACTTGAACCCTAATAGCTTTGTGCGTATTGGTGTTGGAGGAGAAATCGCATAGGTGAGGTTCGGGAGTTCTATTTTCTCCTTTACATCCAGAACATAGCTAATTGCAGGAAAATCTAATAGCAAACGTACGCTTAAGGCTTTActttgaagagaaaatattCACTACTGctcaaatgataaaagaacCTCCAACAGAAAAACTATTTCCAATCAGCGCACAACCTCTGATCCGATCCCCTTGGCCATTCAATCCGTTCagaatttcaacaaattaacCTCACTGCTACTTAAAATACTGCAGTTATCTTTCCAGTGATTTTTCTGTTAACTTAAAGAAGATGCTCATAAGTTCCGTAATAACTATCGGCCACAATTTCTAAGATAATAGTCAGCAAAACTTCATATTCATATATCTTGCTTCCAACTTCTCGAATTCACTTCTCCAAAATCCACATGAAAAGCAcatcataattaaattacttCAGGAAACAGAACATTGAAGGAAATGTTTAATGTCGACTCAAAAGATAATTGAAATAAACCGCATAATACCTATCGGTGACAAACTCCAGAATCATATCGATCTTAATTTTTCAAGTCCGTCCATTAGAAACAAATTGAAATcagaataaagaagaagaagagtaaaTGGTGGAAAAGGATGCGAAGGATGGTGATAAACtgagaaattttgaagaagtTAAAAGTTTACTTGGATGACATCCTCAGCTCTGTCATTGCATCTGTGAGCCTTAGGTTGGCGATCATCTCCTTCCGGCATTCCCCATGGGCTTTCTCTCCTTTTCACAGGCCTTGGCTCGCTCATCTTCTCTCTCGAATTCGGCTACAGTATGAGCAGTCTTCACCGGTAAAAGGGAAATATGAGTTTTTGCCTTTTGGGCTTAAGAAACCGACGTCGTTTgatcttttcaatttgattttaagttaaaatatattgaaaatataacattaGATTCAAAAATTCACCGTCTaacccaattttaaaattactgtCAAAAGTCTATTCTGATCGTtcaaaatattgatctatcatAAAAGTGATCAGAAATGTATAGATAGATTTTTGAtctgtttataattttttaaaatgttgtttttactACAATTgcaatatattataattatctttcaaatttcatccatttgattagttgatattttattttaaatattgtctacaacaatcatttttctaattaatctTCGACTACTTAATTTGATGCAGTTCACTTAATAAATGAACACTTGGCCGTAATTTGTCCATCATACTCGATTGGTGGCCTCCCTAACATCTGTAAACTTGTATACATCTACTACCAAGTAGTGTTTATTGATCCTTTGTTCTATCTCATGAGTTGATCTCCTTAAGACTATCATTCTAAAAGTTAGATACTtgctttaaaataatattgactatataaattttttcttttttttaccatcctcgttaattttgttatagataGATAGTTACTTTTGTGTGTTTACTTAGGTGTCTAATTGATTGAAGCAAGAACATCTCAACGATAATTGACATTTACTTATTCCTAAAGATTTAAATCTTTATATCCTACTTAATATACAAAAAGATTTTAGATATAATGAAGTTTGCGAAATAAAATTAGAgagttacaaatataacaattagattcaaaatattagcacttacaacaatattttcaaaaaaaaaaatacaaatatagcaaaatctattgatgataaaaataaaccaatataTAGTCGTTGATAGGCCATTAtagtttatgaaaaattgatagactttacttagcaatttaaaaaaaaaatgttgttataccTTTGATTATAGTTTGGTAGTGACCAAGATGTTTATGAATTCAATTCACCTATctttgttgtactaaaaaagaaagaaaatgaagaatttaagtgataatataatatgatataaGTCGAGATAGGTGATCGGCTAAAAACTCATGAGATTAAGTTTTGCATGATAACTACTTATTCTTAGTTTTCGAAACTtgatttagattttagatACTGGCCTATATaggtttagttttaaaaaactaaaatgtaaataatagtcttaattagtattattagtatatattGTCTTCTAACAATCCAATCTTTGATTACTATGtacaaaataacttttaaaccttaggttagtttttaattatgttcctaaacatttttttttaatctttaaactttaacatttgatgtaaaatatattgttgaaaatattatttatattttacaatatgGAACCACGTGGATCACGTGTTATTTCTAATAATGTGAAGTCGTAAAACacataaaatcaataataatagaatttggATCTGAGGAGGATTGGTTTGCAATTATTGTTAAATCTACATTCAatactatataataaaaccaaatttatttactatataaaaacAGCCCATGAGTGATTTTTTCCAtccctttattttttcttttagttatttttaaaaataacaaaataaatttaaatatttacaacttataacaaaaaaataatttgttcttTCAATCATAGTCAGTCATATTCTTCTATCACGGACTATCAATGTTACATTGAATatcatatatttgttattgatagaatctgaaattttgctataacttgtaaatattttgtcaaaattgctattttttacaattttctttataattattattgtatccATCAAAACTACTTAATATAAGCCATCCTTACCTGCAAAATagtgtattattttataaattaagtcAGCTTAAGTGCATCATCAACTAATGATAACCTTCTTAACTCTATAAAGTTATGATTATTCATGTTAAAATGTGATAAAAAAACTctatgatatattaattataatttttaattttttttcctatataCCAAAACAACTTAATTTTGAGTGTTATGGACTAAACTCAAGGTAAATATGATCATTAACTAAatttctattgttttattttgaaaactataaataaatcGAACAAATTTATGGTTTTCTTCACCAGCATGACTCAaccaacatatataaaatatgcatTATTCATTATATTCGAGATTGAATCTTCTACTTTACATATTGTCGAAtcaaagaagtaaaattttttttaatgttacaTTAATAGACGTTTatgagttttcaaatatttaatttttgaaacgAAAATTTAAGATTCTATCGATTCAATAAGAAGGACGTagaatttgtcaaaaaaaaagaaaaaaaaataagaagaagaagagatagataacaaataataatgaaactaAGATGAGTGTTTACGTGAATATGTATTGTTTATACGATTTGACCCGTGAAAAATGGAAGGTTGAATCTCCACTTTGCCAaccttttgtattttgtattgaCATCCCCATCAAAATCAAGATGGATGTTATTGAACGAAAGTTAATCCTACTAACAACCCATGATTTCCAATATTTTACTAAAGAATGCTTGGCGAGTAGCCCAATTAAAACCCCCCATCGACTCATtcaacaattaatcaattaatcacTCTTCTCGCAGATATTGTGAGAAGAAAGCTTCGTTGAACAAAAATGGGCGCTTTTCTCAAGCTCATCGACGTCTTACTGTTCCTCATCTTCCTTATACTCGCAATCCTTTCTCCTCTA
Coding sequences within:
- the LOC105436076 gene encoding uncharacterized protein LOC105436076, with amino-acid sequence MSEPRPVKRRESPWGMPEGDDRQPKAHRCNDRAEDVIQACFEGNPFKTVPGPFKLFWQCMRSKPGEEPTEPYTYLDFDPPKREVKLELPS